One segment of Ziziphus jujuba cultivar Dongzao chromosome 12, ASM3175591v1 DNA contains the following:
- the LOC107428345 gene encoding uncharacterized protein LOC107428345 has product MALSTSRRLLRSFGSLSSFARCSINSPTLTCPLFDAFHGDSLKSADPWAIFKGAGSCFYYQRKLSTSILTPGSSEGAFPSDLLSTKPLVAPERTIGLCQDLVIPVTNFHNEDKGFMVLAGDVFDVPIRKDIIHRVVLWQLAKRQQGTHSTKTISEVSGTGRKPWRQKGTGRARHGTLRGPQFRGGAIMHGPKPRSHAFKLNKKVRRLGLKIALTARAAEGKLLVYEDLELPTHKTKNIVNHIKEMENTKKVLLVDGGPISEKLRLATQNLHYANILPSIGLNVYSILLHDTLVMSRDAVNRIVERMHTPINR; this is encoded by the exons ATGGCTCTTTCAACTTCCAGAAGACTATTGCGCTCTTTTGGCTCGTTATCTTCCTTTGCCCGCTGCTCCATTAATTCCCCAACTCTAACCTGCCCATTGTTTGATGCTTTTCATG GGGATAGCTTAAAGTCTGCAGACCCTTGGGCCATTTTCAAG GGTGCTGGGTCATGTTTCTATTATCAAAGAAAGCTTTCAACTTCTATCCTAACTCCTGGATCAAGTGAAGGTGCATTTCCTTCTGATTTATTGTCCACGAAGCCTTTGGTGGCACCAGAAAGAACTATAG GACTTTGTCAGGACCTGGTCATTCCAGTGACAAATTTTCATAATGAAGACAAAGGCTTCATGGTTTTGGCTGGTGATGTATTTGATGTACCTATTAGGAAGGACATTATTCATCGTGTAGTCCTATGGCAGCTCGCGAAACGCCAACAG GGAACACATTCGACTAAAACTATTAGTGAGGTTAGTGGAACTGGAAGAAAGCCATGGAGACAGAAGGGTACTGGTCGTGCACGGCATGGAACTTTACGTGGCCCTCAG TTTAGGGGAGGTGCTATAATGCATGGTCCTAAGCCCCGAAGTCATGCTTTTAAGTTGAATAAGAAGGTTCGACGGCTAGGGCTGAAGATTGCTCTGACAGCTCGTGCAGCTGAGGGAAAG CTTCTGGTTTATGAGGACTTAGAGTTACCCACACACAAGACCAAGAATATTGTGAACCACATCAAGGAAATGGAGAATACCAAGAAAGTTCTGCTGGTCGATGGTGGTCCCATAAGTGAAAAGCTGAGGTTGGCGACACAAAATTTACATTATGCGAATATACTGCCCTCAATT GGTTTGAATGTCTACAGCATTCTGCTGCATGATACACTAGTGATGTCCCGTGATGCAGTGAATAGAATCGTTGAGCGAATGCACACTCCAATTAACCGTTAA
- the LOC107428366 gene encoding uncharacterized protein LOC107428366, whose amino-acid sequence MPPSPALGCSPGRGPKASNHKRGHSFEGGLLFREKDDDLALFNEMQNRERENFLLQSSDDLDDSFSTKLRHFSDFKLGISIPVRGESSDLLNADGEKNDYDWLLTPPDTPLFPSLDDEEPSVSTARRGRPRSQPISISRSSTMEKSYRSSRGSASPNRLSPSPRSGNSMLQSRGRPSSARNSSPTPSLRHATPSPRPSTPPSKPSTPAPRSSTPTPRRMSVESSTSAASPGIRGTSPVKTSRGNSASPKIRAWQTNIPGFSSDAPPNLRTSLADRPATYVRGSSPASRNGRDSSSKFRRQSISPTASRSVSSSHSHDRDRFSTHSKGSIASSGDDDVDSLQSMPVGSLDRSTTKRVAASFSNNRSPAIAKKSTRVMSPSSAPKRSFDLALRQMDQRKSPQNMFRPLLSSVPSTTFYAGKGSSAHRSLISRNSSVTTSSNASSDQGTSAAHDTEGSDHNQDDMASECEKLPYSDIHEEVFAFDKIDVMNEATGHEIHDETLNIHHGNFDRDPKIECSPADGGDSFLHGIDVEVSPTSEASHVRDEFPEVDSLEDMAVCSRCGCKYHHSNSEERDIKLCPACNRKEKILCVTALETATVADTLPVLSMSISEEKPLDDLKYVKAVPELPQDIDGGEPKSSPDEENVEEQKTSESEQNHIHLQENSIARSMVEGGDDRHASHSEMGQLALGHCLPETDSGDQKLHHFNGYPNSKVDISEGAGISLLLRRTSSIKGPVVQGRSFTATSIPYDDLSYARDSAKSMRSSIGHGSFSASSSVDFSSARSTESRVQRQSSGRKLDMENHRYDMNTRSQSTGSSFSGISNLASHAMGLSTSTHEDNFKVSVGKMESDVAQETPITPQEHLLALECREADATSTSFTRKADVEEDDYEHGDSSRTGDASTAEPSHAIGSQLDDYSVSSVQNYEDSASHENSLDLPDRASSIAEVEASIRSPESSFKEEHNILNVRVDGVDNEEVATHSSLITVSEIEIKHYPQSNPCSPSDNVSLTSKSSMDEFLERSVCTLSDRDMIASVPEFNTTDHSHGILEQESTVVVDCQSGSKTKSLTLEEATDTILFCSSIVHDLAFQAATIAMEKENSAPLEDSRPTVTILGKSNNSEKKDLRSRTAGKRSTKSQKARQWQVEMDAKSISGKTENDENSTTEPLKRMVEPPNKVDTMKPPKLESKCNCTIM is encoded by the exons ATGCCTCCTTCACCCGCATTGGGGTGCTCTCCGGGGAGAGGGCCGAAAGCCAGCAATCACAAGCGAGGTCACAGCTTTGAAGGTGGATTACTATTCAGAGAGAAAGATGATGATCTCGCTCTGTTCAACGAAATGCAAAACCGGGAAAGAGAGAATTTCTTGCTTCAGTCCTCAGATGATCTTGACGACTCATTTT ctACGAAATTGAGGCACTTTTCAGATTTTAAGCTTGGAATATCCATTCCTGTACGTGGCGAGAGCAGTGACCTGCTTAATGCAGATGGGGAAAAAAATGACTATGATTG GTTATTAACGCCTCCCGACACTCCTCTTTTTCCTTCATTGGACGATGAGGAACCGTCAGTTAGCACTGCCCGAAGGGGCAGACCTCGTAGTCAACCCATTTCTATATCAAGATCATCCACG ATGGAGAAGAGCTACCGCAGCAGTAGGGGTAGTGCAAGTCCAAATCGTTTAAGCCCATCTCCTCGTTCTGGAAATAGTATGCTCCAGTCGAGAGGAAGACCATCATCAGCTCGTAATTCCAGCCCAACTCCGAGTTTACGGCATGCTACTCCATCACCAAGGCCATCTACTCCTCCAAGTAAACCATCAACACCTGCTCCAAGGTCTTCTACCCCTACTCCTCGGAGAATGAGCGTTGAATCCAGTACCTCTGCAGCCTCTCCTGGGATAAGGGGAACTTCCCCTGTAAAGACAAGTCGTGGAAACTCTGCTTCACCAAAAATAAGAGCATGGCAAACCAATATTCCAGGATTCTCCTCTGATGCACCTCCCAACCTGCGTACGTCTCTTGCTGATCGACCGGCTACATATGTAAGGGGTTCCTCGCCAGCATCTAGAAATGGAAGGGATTCTTCCTCCAAATTCAGGAGGCAATCTATATCTCCAACTGCTTCTAGAAGTGTCAGCTCATCTCATAGTCATGATCGAGATCGTTTTAGCACCCACAGCAAAGGTTCTATAGCATCTTCTGGTGATGATGATGTGGACTCACTACAATCCATGCCCGTGGGCAGTTTAGATCGGTCAACTACAAAGAGAGTTGCTGCTTCTTTTTCAAATAACAGATCCCCGGCCATTGCCAAAAAATCAACTAGAGTAATGTCCCCCTCGTCTGCTCCAAAAAGATCATTTGATCTTGCCCTTCGACAAATG GATCAACGGAAAAGTCCTCAGAATATGTTTAGGCCGCTATTATCAAGTGTCCCCAGTACCACATTTTATGCTGGAAAAGGAAGTTCTGCACATCGTTCCCTGATTTCTAGAAACTCATCCGTCACAACTAGCAGCAATGCAAGTTCTGATCAAGGTACAAGTGCTGCACATGATACTGAAGGAAGTGATCATAACCAGGATGATATGGCTAGTGAATGTGAGAAATTACCATACTCTGATATTCATGAGGAGGTATTTGCTTTTGATAAGATTGATGTGATGAATGAAGCTACTGGGCATGAAATTCATGATGAAACACTCAATATTCATCATGGTAACTTTGATAGAGACCCTAAGATTGAATGTAGTCCTGCTGATGGTGGAGATTCCTTTCTCCATGGAATTGATGTGGAAGTCAGTCCCACATCTGAAGCTTCTCATGTTAGGGATGAGTTCCCTGAAGTTGATAGTCTTGAAGACATGGCAGTTTGTTCTAGATGTGGTTGCAAGTACCATCACAGTAATTCAGAGGAAAGGGACATTAAGCTTTGTCCAGCATgcaatagaaaggaaaaaattttGTGTGTCACCGCTTTGGAGACAGCTACAGTTGCTGACACCTTGCCTGTGTTGTCCATGAGCATTTCAGAAGAAAAGCCTCTTGATGATTTGAAATATGTTAAGGCTGTTCCTGAATTGCCACAGGATATTGATGGAGGTGAACCTAAGAGTTCCCCAGATGAAGAGAATGTTGAGGAACAGAAAACTTCTGAAAGTGAGCAAAACCATATTCATTTGCAAGAAAATTCTATTGCAAGGTCAATGGTGGAAGGAGGTGATGACAGGCATGCTAGCCACTCAGAGATGGGTCAACTAGCTCTTGGTCATTGTCTTCCTGAGACTGACTCTGGGGATCAGAAATTGCATCACTTTAATGGCTATCCTAACTCGAAGGTTGACATTTCAGAAGGTGCAGGCATTTCTTTACTACTCAGGAGGACAAGCAGTATCAAGGGGCCTGTTGTTCAAGGCAGAAGTTTTACAGCCACTTCCATTCCTTATGATGATCTGTCATATGCTAGAGATAGTGCAAAAAGTATGAGAAGCTCCATTGGCCATGGCAGTTTCTCTGCATCATCCTCTGTTGACTTCAGTTCAGCCAGATCAACGGAGAGCCGGGTGCAACGGCAGTCAAGTGGCAGGAAATTAGACATGGAAAACCACAGATATGACATGAACACAAGATCTCAGAGTACCGGTTcatctttttctggaatttcaaACCTTGCTTCCCATGCAATGGGTCTTTCAACGAGCACACATGAAGATAATTTTAAGGTTTCAGTTGGTAAGATGGAAAGTGATGTTGCACAGGAAACACCCATAACGCCTCAAGAACATTTGCTAGCTTTAGAATGTAGAGAAGCGGATGCCACTAGTACATCTTTTACTAGGAAAGCTGATGTTGAGGAAGATGATTATGAACATGGAGACAGCAGTAGAACGGGTGATGCATCTACTGCTGAACCGAGTCATGCAATTGGTAGTCAGTTAGATGACTACTCTGTATCATCAGTTCAAAATTATGAAGACTCTGCTTCACATGAAAATAGCCTAGACTTGCCCGACCGTGCAAGTAGTATCGCAGAGGTTGAAGCATCCATCAGAAGTCCTGAGTCTTCTTTCAAGGAGGAACATAACATTCTCAATGTTAGGGTTGATGGAGTGGACAATGAAGAGGTTGCTACTCACAGCTCGTTGATTACGGTATCAGAAATAGAAATCAAACATTATCCCCAAAGTAACCCTTGTTCACCAAGTGATAATGTCTCCCTCACATCAAAAAGCTCCATGGATGAATTTCTGGAGCGTTCAGTTTGTACCCTTTCTGATAGGGATATGATAGCTTCTGTTCCAGAGTTCAACACCACTGATCATTCACATGGCATACTAG AACAAGAATCTACAGTGGTGGTAGACTGTCAAAGCGGAAGTAAGACGAAAAGCTTAACACTTGAAGAGGCAACAGACACAATACTTTTCTGCAGCTCCATTGTCCATGATCTGGCCTTTCAGGCTGCAACCATAGCAATGGAAAAGGAAAATTCAGCCCCATTAGAAGATTCCCGGCCAACAGTTACAATACTGGGGAAATCCAATAATTCTGAAAAGAAGGATCTACGCAGTAGAACAGCTGGCAAACGCTCAACAAAATCCCAAAAGGCCAGGCAATGGCAGGTGGAGATGGATGCAAAATCAATTTCCGGTAAGACTGAGAACGACGAGAATTCTACTACTGAACCTTTAAAACGCATGGTGGAGCCTCCTAACAAGGTGGATACGATGAAGCCTCCAAAGCTGGAATCGAAGTGTAACTGCACAATAATGTGA
- the LOC107428383 gene encoding 3-oxoacyl-[acyl-carrier-protein] reductase 4, with protein MASIAGSNAVAFKPSGIPESFRGSNNRRISNFSQWCPVRGGDGSSHLRPCIGLHCRSKSSLSSSGVVRAQVATLEQASSGAAQNVEAPVVIVTGASRGIGRATALALGNAGCKVLVNYARSSKEAEEVSKEIEASGGQALTFGGDVSKEADVESMIKTAVDAWGTVDVLINNAGITRDGLLMRMKKSQWQDVIDLNLTGVYLCTQAAAKIMMKKKKGRIINIASVVGLVGNVGQANYSAAKAGVIGFTKAVAKEYSSRNINVNAIAPGFIASDMTAKLGEDTEKKILETIPLGRYGQPEEVAGLVEFLALNPAASYITGQVLTIDGGMVM; from the exons ATGGCTTCCATTGCCGGATCCAACGCCGTCGCTTTCAAACCCTCCGGGATTCCCGAGAGTTTCCGAGGTTCTAACAATAGGAGAATAAGTAATTTCAGCCAATGGTGTCCCGTTCGCGGTGGAGATGGATCTTCTCACCTCCGGCCCTGCATCGGCCTCCATTGCAGATCGAAGagctctctttcttcttctg GCGTTGTAAGAGCTCAGGTTGCCACACTGGAACAAGCAAGCTCAGGTGCAGCCCAAAATGTGGAGGCTCCGGTGGTGATTGTGACCGGAGCTTCTAGAGGAATTGGGAGAGCTACTGCACTCGCATTGGGCAATGCAGGTTGTAAG GTCCTGGTTAATTATGCTAGATCTTCAAAAGAGGCTGAGGAAGTTTCCAAAGAG ATTGAGGCATCTGGTGGACAAGCTCTTACTTTTGGGGGAGATGTATCAAAAGAAGCTGATGTTGAATCAATGATCAAAACT GCAGTTGATGCTTGGGGAACTGTGGATGTTTTGATAAATAATGCAG GAATCACTAGAGATGGCTTGTTAATGAGAATGAAGAAATCCCAGTGGCAGGATGTTATTGATTTAAACCTTACAGGTGTCTATCTCTGTACACAG GCCGCAGCCAAGAttatgatgaagaagaaaaag GGAAGGATAATCAATATAGCATCAGTTGTTGGTCTTGTTGGCAATGTTGGGCAAGCCAATTATAGTGCTGCAAAAGCAGGAGTAATTGGCTTCACAAAGGCTGTTGCAAAGGAGTATTCTAGCAGAAACATCAAT GTTAATGCTATTGCCCCTGGGTTCATTGCCTCTGACATGACTGCTAAGCTCGGAGAAGATACTgagaagaaaattttggaaaccaTCCCCTTAG GAAGGTATGGTCAACCAGAAGAAGTTGCTGGACTGGTGGAATTTTTGGCTCTTAATCCTGCTGCTAGTTACATAACTGGACAG GTATTAACCATTGATGGAGGGATGGTGATGTAG